The stretch of DNA TATCCGGCAAATTACTCTGAAAAAGTAATTCAAAGGAATTATGAGGAACTAAAGAATTCACCTAAGGTAACAATGGAGTTATTAACACCAATGAGCAGTTTTGGTGTTTATTCAAAAGATGGACACTACTTATATGGGAATTTCTCTTCTGAGAATAAAAAAATAATTTGGGATACCTATAGTAATGGGGGGAATTCAATAGGTTTATCAAATTATATTGTTAGTATAGTAAGAGAAAAGGATATATTGATTATTAACTATCCATTAACTATGCAATTTAGAAGTGAAAGATTGAGGGAAGTTTTGCCTAATGCAGAATTGGCTATGGTTTTTTTATTTATTCTTCAACTTATTATAGTATTTTTCTTGTGGTCTAATAGATTTGCTAAAAGGGTTAAAATTGAATTAGAAGCGCTTCTGGTAACAACGGAAAAAATAAAAGAACAGAACTTAGATTTTAACGTAGGCAATAGTAATATAGAAGAGATAGGTATGGTCCTTAAAGGGATTGATAAGATGAAAAATTCTTTAAAGATTGCGATAGAGGAACAATGGTTATTAGAGAAGCAAAAGAGGGAACAGGTTTCAGCTTTGGCTCATGATATAAAAACTCCTCTTACCATAGTCAAAGGCAATGCCGAATTACTTAAGGAAACAGAATTAACGAAGGAACAAAAAAACTACTGCAATTATATAAAGGAAAGCAGTGAACAAATGGATGAATACATTCAAAAATTATTGACCTTTACAAAAAATGAAATTGATAAAGAACATCCGAATGATAATATCAAGGTTATAAAAGTGCTAAATTCCTTGGAAAGGCAAAGCGGGGCTTTAAGTAAAACGAAAAAAATTAACACAGCCTGGAAAGTGGATATTGAAGAAAATCTCTATATAAAAGGGGATGAAAATGAATTCGAACGTGCAATAATGAATATTATTAAAAATGCATTTGACTTTTCTCCAAAAGGCTCAACTATTGCCATATATAGTGTTGCGGACAATTATGAACTAACTATTCAAGTAATAGATCAGGGCAATGGCTTTTCTAAAAAGACGTTGAAGTATGGAAAAGAACAATTTTTTATGGAAAATGAAAGTAGAACAAAAACTGGACATCATGGGTTAGGTTTATATATTGCAAACACCATTATTACAAAATGTAATGGAGAACTTACATTATCGAATGATGAGAATGGCGGTGGGGCAGTTACAGTTAAGGTTCCGATATTCCAAAAGGATGATTAATCAAAATTAATCATCCTTTTGAAATATCGGGAAAATATCTGAAGCCAGCCCGTCTGTACTTATATAAAGAAAGCTCCAGGACTGCTTAATGCGGCAGTGCGACCATTTCTTTCCCACCAGTTGTCAGTCCGTAAGATGAGGAAGGAGAGAGTTTGAGCAGGCACCAATCCAGCTATCTTGTTGTTGGAATTCTGTGTAAACCGCAAACAACGGTGAAGAGACTTAAAAAATAATCCTTTAAGGTTTATAAAAAATCCAACCCATCCTTAAAGAATCTTCCTAGGCCTCTAAGTAACCAAAAAATTAATCTGAAAGGCAAGAAAATTATTTCTGGTATCCAAAATAGTACATCCAAAACAAAATCTAAAAATGTATATTCATCATGGTTCTTCTTACTTTTTCTCGTTTTGCTTTTCTTTTTGTTCCACCATTTATTCATATGCTCAACCCCTTGTTGAATAATAGCTATGGACTTCTTATAACTTTTCTTAATTGATTTTACGTTTGAGGATTTATTTAGTTTCATACTGCGCCAAGAAAATAGACAACGATTTTTGGTGGCGCTTTCGCTCGGTGGCCTGCATAAAAAGTTTTAATAAAGTGCGATTTAACCTTTTTTAAGGAGAACTCTTCGTTCATCTGCCTTAGAGGAAAGTAATAGGACGGACTTAATTTCTGGTTGCCGGTTATACTTCTTTACCCAATCATATAAAGTATTTTCATTCACGCCTACTTTTCCAGCCACTTAGGCTACAGGCTTATCGCTTCCAATTGAAGTTCTTCTTCGAATCGTCTGCCTTTTGCCATAGGGCATACCTCGTGGTCGTTAATCTGTTTATGATTAGCACCAGGCAGCTAAGGCAGGTTTAGTTGGCTAGTAAAAGCAACGATTGGCCAGAAAGCCCTCCTTCAAATGGAAGGAAACGGGGATTATTTTGGAATTGTCATGTGCACCTTGTCGATATATAGAAAACAAAAAGAGGTTGGTCGCTGAAACAGCAGATAATGAAATATTTTTGTTGGTAAGGATGCTTTGTCAGCAGTCTCCTTTAAAGAACGTAATGTTTCATCGGCGGTGTTCACTTATTGATTCAAGGAGGAAGCTTTACGGTTATAATGAAAAAGTAGTCAAATAAGGATGATGAGGAGGTTTCAGTATGAAAATGGAAGACGGGAAGCTGCTACCTGAACAGTGTGAAGAAATACTCGGAATATTGAAAGCCCGTTTTGAGCAAAACATGAATCGTCACAAAGGGCTTGAATGGGCTAAAGTACAAGCAAAGCTGGAATCAAATGCTGAAAAACTATGGTCGCTAAATGAGATGGAAAGAACCGGCGGTGAACCGGATGTGATTGAGTATGACAAAGAGGCGGATGTATACATTTTTTGTGATTGTTCAGCGGAAAGTCCTAAAGGCCGAAGAAGTGTTTGTTACGACCGGGACGCGCTGGAGTCAAGGAAGAAACACAAGCCGCAAAACAGCGCAATGGACATGGCTGCTGACATGGGGATTGAGATTTTAACAGAAGAACAATACCGCAAGCTGCAGAAGCTTGGACATTTCGATACTAAAACATCGAGCTGGGTGCAGACACCTGAGAATATTAGAAAACTTGGGGGAGCTCTCTTTTGTGATCGCCGCTATGACACGGTTTTTGTGTACCACAATGGAGCGGAATCGTATTATGCTGCTAGGGGCTTCCGCGGCTTGCTGCGGGTCTGAATGTTGGTGCTACATTTTTTCTGCAAACGCTGGTGGTTAATACCATGCGGAGGGTGAGTTTTGCCATGGGAGGTATAGAGGCACTCCATCCTTTTTTTACTTGTTTGTTAAAATAAAGTGCAGTTTCTCCATCAATGCTTTGGGCGGTATTTGAGGCATAAGAATTGGGAAATTTATTGGAAGCCAGTTTGCAGGAAAGAGCGCTTAAACAAGCGGTTCTCCAGACCGAGAGATATCTGGCTTCTTCTCAATCAAAAAAAATGGGGTAAGAGGCTGACAGCCCGTGAATGTTTGGACAGGCGCTTCTATGCCTTGTGAAGCTGTCATGTTTTTTTAATGTTTACGGGCTGCGCTTCAGATTAATCCGTTCCCAAAAACAACAGTTGGATCGGCTCTGTTATACAAAACATCTGGTACAATCAAGGGAAATTTATGGAAGTTCTAGTAAGGAACTATTGTGAAAATTAGATAGACGGCTGTTTTCCGCATAATTAGAGCCGTTTATTTACTTAGTCAGCCAATTTATCTTTTGACTTCATAATGCAATTCAATAAATTGATTAAATCTTTTCGTTCCTTTCAAAGAAAGGTCTAATTGGTAATTTCCTTCCTTAAATAAGGGGATTCCGCTGCCTATTATGGAAGGCGCAATGGTTATAATGAATTCATCCACTAAATCCTCTTGAATAAAAGAATTTAACAATTCACCCCCACCGACTACCCAGATGTTATGACCGACTTTGTTTTTTAGTTTATTTACAAAATTAGTAATGTCATCATTAACAAACTTCACATTCTCAGTATCCTTATAAGAAGATCTTGTAAACACATAGCATTCTTTATTTTTATACGGGAACTCTTCAGTTTCTTGTCTCATTAACCAATCGTAAGTTTTTTTCCCCATTAAAACGGTATCAACCGTATCATAAAACTCCGAAAATCCATTATCACCTTCCCCTTCTACATCAAATAACCACTGCAGAGACTCATCTTTTGTAGCAATGTATCCATCTAAACTTGATGCAATGAATAATACGGCATTTCGATTTTGATTCATAACCATTCTCCTTTCTTTCACCTTAAAATAAGTATATAGTTGAAATACGACATCCTTTGTCATATTAATATAATTCTGTTTTTTACCAAGGGGATGGATTTATGAGAGCAGATAGATTAATGAATATTATGATCTTGTTACAGAACAGAGGAAAAATGACGGCAAAAGAATTAGCTAACGAACTAGAGGTTTCGGATAGAACCATCCTTAGAGATATGGATGCATTAACTAATGCTGGGATCCCAATTGTTTCTGAAAGAGGTAAAGAGGGAGGGTGGCGTCTATTAGATCATTTTCGGAGTAAATTAAGCGGATTAAATATAGATGACATGAAATCTTTATTTCTTTTCCCCTCTGGAGAAATACTTGAAGATTTAGGATTAAATAAGCAGCCGCTTGACACGAGGCAAAAGTTACTTGCAGCAATCCCAGATATTTATCGGGACGAAGCACAAGCAATGTGGGAAAGAATTCATATAGATTCGGGTACTTGGAGGCAATCCAAAGAAAAAGCGTTTGCTCTGAATACCGTGCAACAAGCAGTTTGGGATAGCAAAAAGCTGAAAATTGTCTATGAACAGGCTGATGGGGAGCAAAAAGAAAGGTTAATTGAACCATTAGGATTGGTCGCGAAAGGAAATAAGTGGTACCTGGTGGCTGCCAGAAATGGAGAACTGCGCAATTATAGGGTATCACGCATACACAATGCAAAAGTTGAAAATGAAACTTTTAGAAGGCCGCTTAACTTTAATTTGGCGGCATACTGGGAACAATCAAAAGTGGAGTTTGTGCAAAATTTACCGAAATATGAAGTGCAAGCAGAAATACATCCAGAAATTATAAAAAGAATTAATTTTACAGCTAAGTTTGTTGAAGTTATAAAAACAGAAAGTCCAAATGGAGACAAATGGATACCAACAACTCTAGAATTTAATGATAAGCAAGAGGCTATAGAGTTTATATTGGGATTCGCAAACAAAATAAAGGTCGTTTCCCCTAAAGATCTTCGGGATAAAGTCATATCGTCCGCCATGTCTGTTATTGATTTTTATAATAATGAATGAGGGGTTTTCATTGAAATGATATATTGCTATTAGCAATCGGGCGCTTTCCGGAGCAATGCTAAAAGTGACAGCCAAAAAAGGGATTTTCAACATCCAAGATTGGATAGATCGGCAGAAGAAAAGAAACTCATATGGCCGATGAACAAAGGCGTGTTTGTTTAACCTTCAAGAGTGGTATCTATAATAGAAGATATATTTTAATCTGTAAATAATAGTGCTATACTATACTTAGGATATATGAATGCAGAAAAGGTGTGTGACAGGGTCGCGCCTTGGCTTGCTGTGATGCCTATTGAGGAGCGCCTATATCCTTTCTGCAAATTTCAGGGGATAAGGATGGACAAAATGAGCAACAGACAAACTGCAACAGACGTTATCTTAATTGGTGCTGGAATCATGAGTGCGACTTTGGGATCACTGCTGAAAGAGTTGGCACCAGACTGGAAGATTAAAGTATTTGAGAAGCTCGACAAAGCCGGACAGGAAAGCTCCAACGAATGGAATAATGCGGGAACGGGGCATTCTGCGCTGTGTGAGCTTAACTATACCGTCGAAAAACCAGACGGATCTATAGATATTCGCAAAGCCATAAGAACGAACGAACAGTTTCAGGTTTCGAGACAGTTTTGGTCTCATCTTGTTAACAATCATTTAATACGCAATCCGCAGGAGTTTATCATGCCGCTGCCTCATATGAGCTTAGTGCAGGGCGAAGAAAATGTAGCTTTTTTAAAAAAACGATTTGAAGCGCTTTCAAACCTTCCTCTGTTTGAAGGAATGGAGTTTTCTGATGATCCAGAAAAACTGAAGGAATGGATTCCGCTTATCATGAAAGACCGCGCATCAACCGAACCGGTAGCTGCCACAAAAATTGACTCTGGAACGGATGTCAATTTTGGCGCATTAACGCGCATGCTGTTTGACCATCTTAAGAAACAGGACGTCGAACTTCATTATAAGCACAGTGTCGAAGATCTTAAACGCACTGGCGATGGCGCTTGGGAAGTGAAAGTTCATGATCTCCATAACGGTCAAATCGAATACCATAAGGCGAAATTTGTCTTTATCGGCGGCGGCGGCGGAAGCCTGCCTTTACTGCAAAAATCCGGTATCCCTGAAGGAAAGCATATTGGAGGATTTCCGGTAAGCGGGCTGTTTATGGTATGCAACAATCCGGATGTTATTGAGCAGCATCATGCTAAAGTGTACGGCAAAGCGAAGGTCGGTGCACCGCCAATGTCTGTTCCGCATCTTGACACAAGATTCATCGACAATAAAAAATCGCTTCTGTTTGGACCGTTTGCCGGCTTCTCGCCTAAATTCTTAAAGACCGGCTCCATGTTTGATCTGATAGGTTCGGTAAAGCCGAATAATCTGGTGACGATGCTGGCAGCAGGCGCTAAAAACATGAAATTAACAAAATATTTGATCCAGCAAGTGATGTTATCGAAAGAAAAGCGCATGGAAGCCTTGCGGGAATTTATTCCGAATGCTAAAAGCGAGGATTGGGATTTAGTCGTAGCAGGCCAGCGCGTGCAAGTGATTAAAGATACGGAAGCTGGCGGTAAAGGAACACTCCAGTTCGGTACGGAAGTTGTAAGCGCCGCCGATGGCACGATAGCCGCTTTGCTTGGGGCTTCTCCGGGTGCTTCTACGGCCGTTCAAGTAATGCTTGAACTGCTGAGCAAATGCTTCCCTGACCGCATGAGCGAATGGGAACCGAAAATTAAAGAAATGATTCCATCGTATGGCGTGTCACTGATGGAAAATCCAGAGCTACTGCGAGAAATCCAAGCTTCAACCGCACAGGCGCTCGGTCTAAATGAAAACAGACCGCTGCAGACGACCGGGGGGAACGCCAAATAACGGAGCCATAGTTTGCGCAGGATCTAACGGTTTTACTGTCCTCGAGTAAAGGCTTCCGCTTCGAATGTGGCGATACGCCGGCACTAGTGAAAGCGGGAGATGAATGGAGCTTAGCCATAAGAACTATTGGAACGGGAGGGACAGCTCGGTCCGATTCCGTTGACTGCTTAAAAGCAACGATCAGTCCGATAAGCCCCTGCTTCAAACAGCGTAAGATTTAAGGCGGCGGGCATTCCATAGATTAGAAGAATAGCAGCGTCATAGAGCAATTCTATTGAATAAGGAGCTTCTCACTCTCTGTGAGGAGTTTCTTTTTGTTTAGGAAGGCAGTAAATGGCGAAGAATGGTTAAGAAAAACCACTTTCAAATAGGGCGTCTTTCTTGTTTATCTTGAATAGGCGGGAATCCCCCTGCCAACAAAGAGTAGGGAGGGGGATTGGGATCAATCACGTATGGAAGTCGGAAGATATCTAACACAAATCACAATTATTTGCATGAGATTTCCATCGGAATGGGAGGTTGGCAATTGTCTAAACCGATGCGCTCTCGTTGGACTTAGTGAAAATCTACATCAATTTTCTTTTTCGTTGTTTGTGCTTGCTTCGGCATAGTGATTTCCAGCACCCCGTTTTTATAGGATGCCTTTACTCCTTCTTCATTTACTGGAGCAGGAAGAGAGATGGTTCGGTGAAAGCGGCCTGAGTATCTTTCTCTTCTGTGCATGTGCTCGTCTTGGGTTTCATGGGTGCGGTTGATGGAGCCGCTCACTGTCAGCCGATTGTTTTCAATGTCAATATGCACGTCTTCTTTTTTTTCTATTCCTGGAATGTCGCAACTGGCGATGATCGCATGATCTGTTTCATGCACATCTACGCGAATGTTTCCTAACTGGCGGGCCTCACCTTCTAAATCCCAAGGGAACGCGGAAAACAGTCTGTCAATATCTTTTCTGATGATGGATAACTGCCGAAATGGATCATTAGGAATTAACGCCATTCTTTATCCTCCTCCTCCTGTTATTTGTACCATATTATTGTTTCGCATTTAGCCAATCATTATGCTGAGAATCCTTTCATAAGAGCAGGTTTCTTTCTAAATGAAACTCCCTTAACGAAATTTTCGGATGCGAAAGTTGCCTTCAAGCAGCACCCAATTTTGCGGAAATGGATATCCCAGTACCCAGTAGCTGATTCCGCGTAAGCCATAGTCTTTGACCAGATCAAATTTAGCTTGGGCGCTGCGGGCATCTTCAAACCAGACTTCATGCTGGCGGCCTTTTTCGTCCCAATAGCGAAAAAAAGGAGATTGCGCCGTTTGATCGTACTGGATCACGGCCTTATACTTTACGGCGCGGCGGATCGCTTCTTGCATATCAAAGGTTTCTGCTTCCTGGCCTTGGACATGCGGAAGGAGCCAATCACGGGCGTATACTTGGAAGCCCATAAAGATTTTATTCTTTGGGATCACGGTGACCGCATAATCAAGAACGCGCTTTATTTGATTAAGCGGAGAGATCGCTTGCGGAGGTCCGAAGCGATAGCCCCATTCGTAGGTCATTAATACGACAAAGTCTACGATTCTGCCATGAGCGGCGTAGTCGTGGGCTTCATATAAAAGTCCTTTCTGTTCGGAGCTGATCTTCGGCGCTACGGCGGTGGAAACGGAATACCCTTTGGGACGCAAGCGGTTCACCGCACGCTGCAAAAACTGATTATACAGCTCGCGATCAGCTGGATAAACGTTTTCAAAGTCGACATTAAGTCCTTTATACCCTTTGGTTCGCATGGTGTTTTCAATATTGGTGAGTAACCGGTTTTGCACGGTCGTATTTGAAAGAATGGTATGAGCTAAACGGGAACCGGGGTCTTCGCTTGTAAAATTAGTGATGCACATTAACGGCATCACTCTCGCTGCTTGTGCAGCTTGGAGGATAGGAGCATCATCAATAGGCTCTAATCCGCCGTCTGCTTTCATAATGTAGCCAAAGGGGGACACGTAAGTTAAATATCTGCCAACTTCACGGACTTCTTTGCCCCCTTGTTCTCCTTTATTGATTGTATAGGCATTGACATCAATCATCGGTCTAGGAAAAGGAATGACTAGCATCGTTCCTTGAGAAACCGCTTGAGGATTTTGAATTTGATTCGCTTGCATCAGCTCCCGGACTGTCACGCCAAAGCGCTGGGCAATTTGCTGCAGGCTTTCGCCGCGCTGCACAGTGTACCTTCGGGGCGGAATGAGCAATGTATTTCCCGGCTGGAGAGGAGCTGCACTGCTAATCGCATTTACTTGAGCAATCGCTGCGGCCGTCACACCGTATCTACGGGCAATTTGCCATAAGGATTCCCCAGCTCGAACGGTATGCCGGCGGATCATGCTTGGAATAATAAGCGCCTGGCCAATGACGAGCTGATTCGGATTGGGAAGTCCATTGGCAGCAATCATCTGAGCAACTGTTATCCCATAACGCCTAGAGATACTCCATAATGATTCTCCTCTTTTCACTACATGAATAATCATGTCTGTCCTCCTCTATTTTCAATATATCCTATATGTATGCCGCTGAGCGGGAAGATAGAAAGGGATCAGCAGGATGACATCTTATTCTTTAAGCCGGTCAGAGGGAAGATGCAGTTTTAACGGGTTAGAGGCCAAGAATGTGTATCCCGCATTAGGGATAGAGCGGAGAACAAACAGTCTAAGCGGGAGGCGGTAGCCCTTACATGCTTGATTTATTCGGCAAAGGCGCTGCGATGTTACTTTTCATCAGCAGAGAGGATAGTAAGCCCCTGCTGTTAGCGGGTTCAATTTGCGGAAACTTTTCCTTTTTCAAATTCGTATATAAGGTAAGTAGTAATCCAGCTTTAGGAAAGTGGTGGTGTATATGAAATTATGGCTGTCCGCGCTATTCATTGGTATCGTGGTTTACTACAGCTATCAGCTGATTCGGGTACTATTTAAAATGAAACAAAGCATTGTGTTCCCTGCGACAGAAAGAGAATGGAAATCTGTGAGAAAGTTCCCATTACAAGCTGTTTATTCCCCTGAATTTTCAAAGCAAAAAAGCGGCATTCTCTTATACTCTTTTATCCTTTTGTCTGTGCTTGCCATGCTTCTTTTAGGTGTATATATAGAGGGGTTCGATTGGACTTTCATTCTGCCTGTTTTTCTGCCGATTGCATATTCTAATTCATTATTAAATCTATTTGCGGTTGTCAAAGGGGGGATATTAAGCGGAAACCGTTTTATTCCTTGGCATAAAATCAAGTCATTTCAGTTCATTCCGATTACGATGAATCACAGGTTTTACGGTTTTGGAAAAGAAGTGAATGACGGTTGGGAATTGGAAATGAAAACGAAATTTTTTTCGGCAAGCTGCATCATCACTTCGCGGGAAACGAAGGAAAAGCTAGCGGCAATATTGAGGGAACAGGCGGTGATAGAGCTGGAAGAAGAGTCGCCTGAAGATGGGGTGAACAGCTAGGGTTTAGTGATATTATGAACTCGCAAGCGTTATGGGGGGATTAAGATACGATCACTAGCTTATTCGATTGCGGAATTAGTACGGCTCAAAAATCAAAGCTTTGTAACGGTTATTCGCTATAAATGGGATGGCAAGCAAAAGTCGTTGGTTTTGGAGTCAGATCAACAAGTAAAGAAATGTATAAATTGAGTCCTGTTATTCACGGGAAGGCCTCGACATTGCAAACAGATTAAAGAAACGATACCGGAGAGAAAATGGTTTTATGGAGAATGGACAAAGAGGCTTAGAAAGCCAGTGTATCGAATGAAGATATTTCGTCTCGATTATCGAAATTAGACGGACTTGCTTCTTCACAGTGGGATAAAGTGCTTCAGACTATGAGAGAGGTTAAAAAAGCAGGGTATCAAGAGGCTATTATCTCAAGCCTTATACAGGACATTCAAGAAAAGCTTGAACAACAGCTTTGATTAAATAAAGGAATTAAGAAGCAGAAGGCCAAAGCGGCGCTTCTGCTTTTTAATATTCCTTTGATCGCGTTCTCCTCTTAAAGAGATTTTACAGATTTTCCGAACAAGAAAGCCCACACAGGTCGCAGACCGTCTTTAGACGTGGGATGATAGTGAGGTCAAATACGGAGTACCGCATTTAACCGTAAGGTTTTGCGGTACTTCAAGTATTGGAAAACTCCACTATATTTATTTATATATATTTGTTGTCGTTTATAGTGAAAACTGATAAAAATATAAGTATGGAAGATTATAGAAGAACTACTACAACCGTATCATTCATTAACTATCATTTGGTGTTTTGTCCTCGATACAGAAGAAAAATATTTCTTGACAACAAGGTAGAAAAGAGATTCAAAGAAATGGTGCACGAAATATGCGAACCACTAAAAATACAAGTGATTGCTTTAGAATGTGACAAAGACCATGCACACACGTTTCTCAATGTACTACCTACACAAGCCCTGCAAACATCATGGCAAAAATCAAAGGAGTGACATCTAAACAGTTGCGAGAAGAATTTCCGCACCTGCGACACCTGCCAAGTTTGTGGACACGTTCTTTTTTTGTTTCTACTGCTGGAAACGTATCAAGTCAAACTATAAAGCGATATGTTGAACAACAAAAAACAAGGGGGTGAAATCATGTCACAAACAATCACTGTAAAAATCAAATTGCTACCTACTAAAGAACAGGATTTGACTTTGACCGAAATGAGTAAAACATACATTTCAACAATCAACGATCTTGTGTCTGAAATGGTAAAAGAAAAGNNNNNNNNNNNNNNNNNNNNNNNNNNNNNNNNNNNNNNNNNNNNNNNNNNNNNNNNNNNNNNNNNNNNNNNNNNNNNNNNNNNNNNNNNNNNNNNNNNNNNNNNNNNNNNNNNNNNNNNNNNNNNNNNNNNNNNNNNNNNNNNNNNNNNNNNNNNNNNNNNNNNNNNNNNNNNNNNNNNNNNNNNNNNNNNNNNNNNNNNNNNNNNNNNNNNNNNNNNNNNNNNNNNNNNNNNNNNNNNNNNNNNNNNNNNNNNNNNNNNNNNNNNNNNNNNNNNNNNNNNNNNNNNNNNNNNNNNNNNNNNNNNNNNNNNNNNNNNNNNNNNNNNNNNNNNNNNNNNNNNNNNNNNNNNNNNNNNNNNNNNNNNNNNNNNNNNNNNNNNNNNNNNNNNNNNNNNNNNNNNNNNNNNNNNNNNNNNNNNNNNNNNNNNNNNNNNNNNNNNNNNNNNNNNNNNNNNNNNNNNNNNNNNNNNNNNNNNNNNNNNNNNNNNNNNNNNNNNNNNNNNNNNNNNNNNNNNNNNNNNNNNNNNNNNNNNNNNNNNNNNNNNNNNNNNNNNNNNNNNNNNNNNNNNNNNNNNNNNNNNNNNNNNNNNNNNNNNNNNNNNNNNNNNNNNNNNNNNNNNNNNNNNNNNNNNNNNNNNNNNNNNNNNNNNNNNNNNNNNNNNNNNNNNNNNNNNNNNNNNNNNNNNNNNNNNNNNNNNNNNNNNNNNNNNNNNNNNNNNNNNNNNNNNNNNNNNNNNNNNNNNNNNNNNNNNNNNNNNNNNNNNNNNNNNNNNNNNNNNNNNNNNNNNNNNNNNNNNNNNNNNNNNNNNNNNNNNNNNNNNNNNNNNNNNNNNNNNNNNNNNNNNNNNNNNNNNNNNNNNNNNNNNNNNNNNNNNNNNNNNNNNNNNNGCCTATTCGGGCTTTATTAATTGATAAGGAAAATCGAAATTTCAATTTGCTGAAACATAAGTTAGGCACATTGCGTATCACGAAAAAGTCAAATAAATGGATCGCACAAATTTCTGTCACTACGCCTACTCCTCAAAAAACGGGATTCAAGGTTATGGGAGTTGACTTAGGTTTAAAAGTTCCGGCTGTTGCAGTAACTGATGACGGAAAAGTGCGTTTCTTTGGTAACGGCAGACAGAATAAATATAAAAAGAGAAAGTTTCGTTCTGTTCGTAAAGCATTAGGCAAAAAGAAAAAATTAAATGCTATCCGCAGTTCAAAAAACAAGGAACAGCGTTGGATGAAAGATCAAGACCATAAAGTAAGTCGTGCGATTGTTAATTTTGCTAAAGAAAATGAAATCTCTGTCATTCGTTTAGAACAATTAGCGAATATCAGACAGACGACAAGAACAAGTCGTAAAAACGAAAAGAATTTGCATACATGGTCTTTTTATCGTCTATCTCATTTATTGAGTACAAGGCCAAGTTAGAAGGCATTAAGGTTGAATATGTGAATCCTGTTTATACGAGTCAAACATGTCCTAACTGTTCTGAAAAGAACAAAGCACAAGACCGCAAATACAAGTGTAAATGCGGATTCGAGATACATCGTGATCTAGTAGGTGCTATGAATATTCGATGTGCACCTGTGATTGATGGTAATAGTCAATCAGCATAGGGAACTATAGGTTCTGCCCTATGAGGGGCAATGAGATGCCCTCATCTTGAAGGCTGTTCAAAACAGAAATGGACTGCGAACGCTTAGTCATTCAAGAATCCCACCCGTTTAACCGTAAGGTTTAGGGCTTGCGTCTTTAGACGTGGGAGTCTCAATTGAACATGGATAGTCACACACTTCCTCAATAGCACCCGTTTGCAATCAAATGTACATCTGGCCTCTGCTGAATAAATAGACTTCTTGCTC from Bacillus xiapuensis encodes:
- a CDS encoding LysM peptidoglycan-binding domain-containing protein, with amino-acid sequence MIIHVVKRGESLWSISRRYGITVAQMIAANGLPNPNQLVIGQALIIPSMIRRHTVRAGESLWQIARRYGVTAAAIAQVNAISSAAPLQPGNTLLIPPRRYTVQRGESLQQIAQRFGVTVRELMQANQIQNPQAVSQGTMLVIPFPRPMIDVNAYTINKGEQGGKEVREVGRYLTYVSPFGYIMKADGGLEPIDDAPILQAAQAARVMPLMCITNFTSEDPGSRLAHTILSNTTVQNRLLTNIENTMRTKGYKGLNVDFENVYPADRELYNQFLQRAVNRLRPKGYSVSTAVAPKISSEQKGLLYEAHDYAAHGRIVDFVVLMTYEWGYRFGPPQAISPLNQIKRVLDYAVTVIPKNKIFMGFQVYARDWLLPHVQGQEAETFDMQEAIRRAVKYKAVIQYDQTAQSPFFRYWDEKGRQHEVWFEDARSAQAKFDLVKDYGLRGISYWVLGYPFPQNWVLLEGNFRIRKFR
- a CDS encoding zinc ribbon domain-containing protein, translated to MNPVYTSQTCPNCSEKNKAQDRKYKCKCGFEIHRDLVGAMNIRCAPVIDGNSQSA